The genomic stretch TGCAAATGTTTGCTATTGCGAGACGAGAGATTGTCAAGAGCTAATCAGCTTGAGAGGGCGAGTTCGAGATTTCCGCATTGGGGAAAAGACGAGATAAGTCGAACAACTTGGTCTTTGACTTACAGGTTATGACAGTGGGTAGTCTTATACTTGTGCCAGTAGAATAATGGTGTATATTGTAGATTAGCATCCGGGTCTGCCCTGACAAACGGAAGGGCGATCCTGACAACTGAGCAGAGAGCATTTGGAGAATATGTAGGACTCTAACGCGAGATGTGACAATGAAACGGGTGATCCTGTCCCTCACCCTCGCATTGTTGATGCTGGGATTGATCAGTCCCCCGATCTCGCATGCAGACGACAGCGCGACTGCGGCCGCACCGAGCGCAAGCTCTGACACCGCACAAAGCACTCCTGCCAGAGAAAACGAAACATTCCCATCAGTTCACTCAAGACTATTCTGGAATCTGCTGTAAACCAAGATCGTCCCCACACACATGAGCAAATTGCGGACCACGCCGATAAATTCTGCGCGTGTTATAGAGACAAGTCTGACAATGGCTCCGAAAAAACAGATGCTATCCATGAGAGAGCTTCAGAAATTGCCTCCGATATCGTTGCGCAGTGGGAACCTCGTTTATTTAGTACATACTCGTATGAAGAGCTGAAAGAGGTAGATTTTTCCAAGGAAGAGATGCCATTGGATTGGTTTTATCAGTGGAAGGCTGACTTGGACTGCCTATATGGTGCGTAGTTCTCACCTGAGGACAAACAAGCCGGGCGACCATCGTCAAAGAATGTGTACGCAGACGTATCGAAACCGACTCGCTCAGTCTACCGTAAGAGATGGTTTGCAATAACTAAGCGCTGAATCTCATTGGTTCCCTCATAGATCTCAGTAACACGTTGATCACGAACCAATTTCTCGATGATTGAGAGCTGTCCGATAGGACCATAACCGGAATGAATCTGCATGGCTTGGTCAACGCAGAAGCGAGCCACTTCTGAAGCGAACATTTTGGCCTGCGCTGCCTCGACCGTGCAATTTTCACCAGCGTCCTGAGTTTGGGCCGCTTTGTAGGTGATCACGCGGGCAGCTTCAGTCTGGGTGGACATATCAGCAATCAGGCATTGTATTTCTTGAAGTCTGTCTCCTGGAGCGCCAGAAGCCAGACACTCCTCGTAATGCTTGATTGATTCGTCTAGGGCCCTCTGCGAAATACCAACACCCTGAGCGCCAACACCAATCCGAGCGCCGTCGAGAGTATTCATCGCAATTCTAAAACCTTTGCCAGTGTCGCCTAATTGATTTTCCAGCGGTGCCCTGACATTTTCGATCTTGATATGACCGGTAGTCGCGGCCCGCATACCCATTTTATGCTGGAGGGTACGCGCATTCCAGCCTGGAGTATCGGTTTCGACCAAGATGCATGAGATTTTCGTGCGATGTTCATCCTTCTCCCCAAGACGACAGAAAAGAACCGCAAGATTACAGACATCACCATGCATAATGAAAGTCTTTTCACCATTGATGACAAAATGATCGCCCTTGATCATGGCCAAGGTCTGCTGATTAGCGGCATCCGAACCGGCATCGGGCTCAGTCAGCGCAAATGATGGAATGATCTCGCCAGAAGCACATCTCGGCACATATTTCTTCTTCTGCTCTTCGCTGCCGAAAGTGAAGATAGGGTAAGTAGCCAGTTGCGGTATCGCAGCCATCAATCCAGTCGGAGGGTCGTAGTAGGTCAGTTCTTCAATGAGAGTAATATATTCAATACTGGAGCGCCCGCCACCGCCGTACTCCTTTGGCATGGCGAAACCAACCATGCCTGCCTTGGCAAGCTTCCGGTAATGCTCAAATGAGAATGATTCCTTTCGGAGGTCCAACTCCTGGCAAACCGGAAGGATTTCCTTTTCAGCAAATTCCTTCACCTGTTCACGGATCGTTTGCTGCCTTTCGT from Candidatus Zixiibacteriota bacterium encodes the following:
- a CDS encoding acyl-CoA dehydrogenase family protein produces the protein MVYNVDERQQTIREQVKEFAEKEILPVCQELDLRKESFSFEHYRKLAKAGMVGFAMPKEYGGGGRSSIEYITLIEELTYYDPPTGLMAAIPQLATYPIFTFGSEEQKKKYVPRCASGEIIPSFALTEPDAGSDAANQQTLAMIKGDHFVINGEKTFIMHGDVCNLAVLFCRLGEKDEHRTKISCILVETDTPGWNARTLQHKMGMRAATTGHIKIENVRAPLENQLGDTGKGFRIAMNTLDGARIGVGAQGVGISQRALDESIKHYEECLASGAPGDRLQEIQCLIADMSTQTEAARVITYKAAQTQDAGENCTVEAAQAKMFASEVARFCVDQAMQIHSGYGPIGQLSIIEKLVRDQRVTEIYEGTNEIQRLVIANHLLR